Proteins found in one Quercus robur chromosome 2, dhQueRobu3.1, whole genome shotgun sequence genomic segment:
- the LOC126713495 gene encoding uncharacterized protein LOC126713495, translating to MSGSGNPQLYRPHDVFTAMGRCWVLEDEFSYPINPNLRNSAYVHNTMRQEWAWLFREQQMFYDELVGFKLPVPRRLASEMPRDSIDELRKALNRIREENNRMKIRLNRYRTQVEIRESVQEGWYEHAQFMQSLLADPIYQSDVEMSDEE from the coding sequence ATGTCTGGTTCTGGCAACCCACAACTGTATAGGCCTCATGATGTGTTCACTGCTATGGGTCGTTGTTgggtattggaagatgagttcAGCTATCCAATCAATCCGAATTTGCGAAATAGTGCTTACGTTCACAATACCATGAGACAGGAGTGGGCTTGGTTATTTCGTGAAcaacaaatgttttatgatgagttggttgGTTTTAAGTTGCCAGTGCCTCGGCGACTCGCATCAGAAATGCCCAGAGACAGCATCGACGAACTTCGTAAAGCATTGAAccgcataagagaagaaaataatcgaatgaaGATACGTCTTAATCGATATCGGACCCAAGTTGAGATTCGAGAGTCAGTGCAGGAAGGGTGGTACGAGCATGCACAGttcatgcaatcacttcttgctgatcccatttatcagtcaGACGTGGAGATGTCAGATGAGGAGTAA